One segment of Belonocnema kinseyi isolate 2016_QV_RU_SX_M_011 chromosome 7, B_treatae_v1, whole genome shotgun sequence DNA contains the following:
- the LOC117175881 gene encoding NADH-quinone oxidoreductase subunit B 2-like: protein MTGRPISTALSYDVTRTCGKMLRSIVSNHNVQQGLASLVRNTPAICRVPVANQSRTLTTTESSQKEESLPKKVEKEPYSPFQNTQTKAEYALARLDDILNWGRKSSLWPLTFGLACCAVEMMHIAAPRYDMDRYGVVFRASPRQADVIIVAGTLTNKMAPALRRVYDQMPDPKWVISMGSCANGGGYYHYSYSVVRGCDRIIPVDIYVPGCPPTAEALMYGVLQLQKKIKRMQTLQVWYRH from the exons atgacggggCGCCCTATTTCGACAGCACTGTCCTATGACGTCACCAGGACGTGTGGGAAGATGTTGCGCTCGATCGTATCTAACC aCAACGTCCAGCAAGGACTGGCGTCCTTGGTCCGGAACACTCCCGCAATATGCCGCGTCCCAGTCGCCAATCAGTCAAGAACTCTCACAACAACTGAGTCAAGCCAGAAGGAAGAATCCTTGCCCAAAAAGGTAGAGAAGGAACCTTACAGTCCTTTCCAAAATACACAAACAAAAGCCGAATATGCGTTGGCAAGATTGGATGATATTCTCAATTGGGGGCGCAAAAGTTCCTTATGGCCCTTGACTTTCGGCTTGGCTTGCTGTGCCGTCGAGATGATGCACATTGCAGCTCCAAGATATGACATGGACAGATACGGAGTTGTGTTTCGAGCTTCTCCGAGGCAAGCTGACGTTATCATCGTCGCAGGaactttaactaataaaatggcCCCAGCTTTGAGGAGAGTTTATGATCAAATGCCCGATCCAAAATGGGTCATTTCGATGGGAAGCTGTGCAAATGGAGGTGGTTACTACCACTACAGTTATTCTGTTGTCCGAGGGTGCGACAGAATCATTCCCGTGGATATTTACGTACCAG gTTGTCCCCCAACGGCCGAGGCTCTAATGTATGGAGTTTTGCAActgcaaaagaaaataaaacgcATGCAAACGTTGCAAGTATGGTACAGACATTAG